Proteins from a single region of Xenopus laevis strain J_2021 chromosome 9_10S, Xenopus_laevis_v10.1, whole genome shotgun sequence:
- the gprc5cl1.S gene encoding G protein-coupled receptor class C group 5 member C like gene 1 S homeolog precursor yields MACFSSSTGLTWACFAIIWLLFSFSQSAHAQSTAVPSGCGAGINSLYYYLCDLSAAWGIVLQAVTSAGIVSTFILTIVLVASTPFIQNKKKKSLLGTQVFFLLSTLGLFCLVFDMVVKKDFATCASRRFLFGLLFAICFSCLWVHGVSLNYLVRRNTQPSGWWIFGLAVCLSLVEAIINTEWLIITIVRTANNPCSIGNDDFAMALIYVMFLILAGFITAWPALCGRYGHWRKHAIFILLTLFLSISIWIVWIVMYVYGNVQVGKPLYWDDPTLAIALVSNGWAFIFFYIIPEISQLTKPTLEQSFEEEPYPIRGVDYETILKEQNTQRMYVENKAFSMDEPPSAKRPVSPYSGYNGQAGKSAYQPTEMALMNKTLPELSYDVVIPRAIANPPPATSSNSTLRADDAYAARKFHNANPTANNMQSQSPYKRW; encoded by the exons ATGGCTTGTTTCTCATCATCAACTGGTCTAACCTGGGCTTGTTTTGCCATTATATGGCTACTATTCAGTTTCAGCCAGTCAGCCCATGCTCAAAGCACAGCAGTCCCATCTGGATGTGGGGCAGGCATAAATTCCCTATACTATTACTTATGTGACCTCAGTGCTGCCTGGGGCATTGTCCTGCAAGCAGTAACCAGTGCAGGCATTGTGTCTACATTCATTCTAACAATTGTTCTGGTAGCCAGCACTCCATTTATCcagaataagaaaaagaaaagcctATTAGGAACGCAAGTCTTCTTCCTTCTGAGCACCCTTGGCCTTTTCTGTCTTGTTTTCGACATGGTTGTCAAGAAAGACTTTGCTACTTGTGCATCAAGAAGATTTCTTTTTGGGCTGTTGTTTGCCATCTGCTTCTCCTGCTTGTGGGTGCATGGAGTCAGCCTCAATTACCTTGTAAGACGAAACACTCAACCCAGTGGCTGGTGGATCTTTGGCCTAGCTGTGTGTCTTTCTCTTGTTGAGGCGATCATTAATACAGAGTGGCTTATCATTACCATTGTGAGGACAGCAAATAACCCTTGCTCAATTGGCAATGATGATTTTGCAATGGCCCTTATATATGTTATGTTCCTTATCCTTGCAGGATTTATAACAGCTTGGCCAGCTCTGTGTGGCCGATATGGCCACTGGAGAAAGcatgccatttttattctgttaacATTATTCTTATCCATTTCTATCTGGATTGTCTGGATTGTCATGTATGTCTATGGCAATGTGCAAGTTGGAAAACCCCTGTACTGGGATGACCCCACACTTGCTATTGCTCTGGTCTCCAATGGTTGGGCTTTCATCTTCTTCTACATCATCCCTGAGATCTCCCAGCTGACCAAACCAACCCTGGAGCAGTCATTTGAGGAAGAGCCATACCCAATAAGAGGGGTGGATTATGAaaccattttaaaggaacagaatacCCAGAGAATGTATgtggaaaacaaagcattctcCATGGATGAGCCACCTTCTG CCAAGAGGCCAGTTTCCCCGTACAGTGGATACAATGGCCAGGCAGGAAAAAGTGCCTATCAGCCGACAGAAATGGCCTTGATGAACAAGACTCTT CCAGAGCTATCATACGATGTTGTCATTCCGCGGGCCATCGCTAACCCACCCCCAGCTACCAGCAGTAACTCCACATTAAGAGCTGATGATGCATATGCTGCACGGAAATTCCACAATGCAAATCCTACAGCCAATAACATGCAG tCGCAATCTCCTTACAAGCGATGGTGA
- the gprc5cl1.S gene encoding G protein-coupled receptor class C group 5 member C like gene 1 S homeolog isoform X1: protein MKHKSFSFGPCACRAATERTSLADKRPIILTSNWINPRYFGEFFLKNLRARPPMACFSSSTGLTWACFAIIWLLFSFSQSAHAQSTAVPSGCGAGINSLYYYLCDLSAAWGIVLQAVTSAGIVSTFILTIVLVASTPFIQNKKKKSLLGTQVFFLLSTLGLFCLVFDMVVKKDFATCASRRFLFGLLFAICFSCLWVHGVSLNYLVRRNTQPSGWWIFGLAVCLSLVEAIINTEWLIITIVRTANNPCSIGNDDFAMALIYVMFLILAGFITAWPALCGRYGHWRKHAIFILLTLFLSISIWIVWIVMYVYGNVQVGKPLYWDDPTLAIALVSNGWAFIFFYIIPEISQLTKPTLEQSFEEEPYPIRGVDYETILKEQNTQRMYVENKAFSMDEPPSAKRPVSPYSGYNGQAGKSAYQPTEMALMNKTLPELSYDVVIPRAIANPPPATSSNSTLRADDAYAARKFHNANPTANNMQSQSPYKRW, encoded by the exons ATGAAACACAAGTCATTTAGCTTCGGACCTTGTGCTTGTCGCGCGGCTACTGAGCGCACTTCCCTTGCAGACAAGCGTCCAATCATACTCACCAGCAATTGGATTAACCCACGCtattttggagaattttttttgaagaactTGCGTGCCAG ACCTCCCATGGCTTGTTTCTCATCATCAACTGGTCTAACCTGGGCTTGTTTTGCCATTATATGGCTACTATTCAGTTTCAGCCAGTCAGCCCATGCTCAAAGCACAGCAGTCCCATCTGGATGTGGGGCAGGCATAAATTCCCTATACTATTACTTATGTGACCTCAGTGCTGCCTGGGGCATTGTCCTGCAAGCAGTAACCAGTGCAGGCATTGTGTCTACATTCATTCTAACAATTGTTCTGGTAGCCAGCACTCCATTTATCcagaataagaaaaagaaaagcctATTAGGAACGCAAGTCTTCTTCCTTCTGAGCACCCTTGGCCTTTTCTGTCTTGTTTTCGACATGGTTGTCAAGAAAGACTTTGCTACTTGTGCATCAAGAAGATTTCTTTTTGGGCTGTTGTTTGCCATCTGCTTCTCCTGCTTGTGGGTGCATGGAGTCAGCCTCAATTACCTTGTAAGACGAAACACTCAACCCAGTGGCTGGTGGATCTTTGGCCTAGCTGTGTGTCTTTCTCTTGTTGAGGCGATCATTAATACAGAGTGGCTTATCATTACCATTGTGAGGACAGCAAATAACCCTTGCTCAATTGGCAATGATGATTTTGCAATGGCCCTTATATATGTTATGTTCCTTATCCTTGCAGGATTTATAACAGCTTGGCCAGCTCTGTGTGGCCGATATGGCCACTGGAGAAAGcatgccatttttattctgttaacATTATTCTTATCCATTTCTATCTGGATTGTCTGGATTGTCATGTATGTCTATGGCAATGTGCAAGTTGGAAAACCCCTGTACTGGGATGACCCCACACTTGCTATTGCTCTGGTCTCCAATGGTTGGGCTTTCATCTTCTTCTACATCATCCCTGAGATCTCCCAGCTGACCAAACCAACCCTGGAGCAGTCATTTGAGGAAGAGCCATACCCAATAAGAGGGGTGGATTATGAaaccattttaaaggaacagaatacCCAGAGAATGTATgtggaaaacaaagcattctcCATGGATGAGCCACCTTCTG CCAAGAGGCCAGTTTCCCCGTACAGTGGATACAATGGCCAGGCAGGAAAAAGTGCCTATCAGCCGACAGAAATGGCCTTGATGAACAAGACTCTT CCAGAGCTATCATACGATGTTGTCATTCCGCGGGCCATCGCTAACCCACCCCCAGCTACCAGCAGTAACTCCACATTAAGAGCTGATGATGCATATGCTGCACGGAAATTCCACAATGCAAATCCTACAGCCAATAACATGCAG tCGCAATCTCCTTACAAGCGATGGTGA